A single region of the Flavobacteriales bacterium genome encodes:
- a CDS encoding RNA polymerase sigma factor — MSISENDILQWVEQCQKGHRASQEKLYKHFYPLFMPICMSYVANNDDAVDIYNRAFLKVFNSLEQFKGQGAFGAWVRRIVVNASIDFVRQSQKLNFNCPLEEAQEVRLNETVLSELTANEILGLFRFLPPTQRLVLNLYIVEGKSHKEIGEDLGISSGTSKWHLNQGRKVLQEKLLEFGIVSNMK, encoded by the coding sequence ATGTCGATATCTGAAAATGACATATTGCAATGGGTTGAGCAATGCCAGAAGGGTCATAGAGCCTCTCAGGAAAAACTCTATAAACATTTTTATCCGTTGTTTATGCCCATTTGTATGTCGTATGTCGCCAATAATGACGATGCTGTTGATATATACAACAGAGCGTTTCTAAAAGTATTTAACTCCTTAGAACAATTTAAAGGGCAAGGAGCTTTTGGGGCTTGGGTGCGGAGAATTGTGGTAAATGCGTCTATAGATTTTGTGCGACAAAGCCAAAAATTAAATTTCAACTGCCCTTTGGAAGAAGCTCAAGAAGTAAGATTAAATGAAACCGTGCTTTCCGAACTGACGGCCAACGAAATTTTGGGTCTTTTTCGGTTTTTGCCTCCAACGCAAAGACTGGTTCTTAACCTTTATATTGTGGAAGGAAAAAGTCATAAAGAAATTGGAGAAGATCTCGGTATTAGCTCAGGAACCAGCAAATGGCATTTGAATCAAGGAAGAAAGGTTTTACAAGAAAAATTATTGGAGTTTGGAATCGTAAGTAATATGAAATGA
- the rimK gene encoding 30S ribosomal protein S6--L-glutamate ligase, which produces MKIAILSRKASLYSTRRLVEAAKERGHAVEVINHTKCYMLLQDESPSVYLGDRIVNDVDAIIPRIGASVTFYGSSVIRQFEVNSVFTTCSSLALVRSRDKLRSLQILSRSGVSIPRTAFAKHPDDIKSLINLVGGAPLVIKLLESTQGKGVVLAETSKAARSVIEAFLGLEANIIVQEFIKEAKAEDIRAFVVNGKVVGAMKRTGVEGEFRSNLHKGGSASTVKLSRKESAMAIRAAQSLNLKIAGVDMLRSARGPLVIEVNSSPGLEGIEKATGIDIAGEIIKYIEQSISLSKRKKKDSIGV; this is translated from the coding sequence ATGAAGATTGCCATTTTAAGCCGAAAAGCGTCTCTTTATTCTACCCGAAGGTTGGTGGAAGCCGCTAAAGAGCGAGGACATGCGGTGGAAGTAATAAACCACACCAAATGTTATATGCTATTGCAAGATGAAAGTCCGAGTGTGTATTTGGGCGATCGTATTGTGAATGATGTTGATGCTATTATTCCTCGAATCGGGGCTTCGGTCACCTTTTATGGTAGTTCCGTAATCCGGCAATTTGAGGTAAACAGTGTTTTTACTACGTGTAGTTCTCTGGCTTTGGTTCGCTCAAGAGATAAACTGCGTAGCTTACAAATTCTTTCACGCTCGGGTGTCAGCATTCCACGAACGGCATTTGCCAAACACCCTGATGACATTAAAAGTTTAATAAACTTGGTGGGTGGAGCTCCGCTGGTAATTAAACTTTTAGAAAGCACTCAAGGAAAAGGTGTTGTGCTGGCCGAAACTTCAAAAGCCGCTCGCTCCGTTATTGAGGCTTTTTTGGGGCTTGAAGCCAACATCATTGTTCAGGAATTTATAAAGGAGGCCAAAGCTGAAGATATAAGAGCATTTGTGGTAAATGGCAAAGTAGTAGGAGCCATGAAACGGACGGGTGTTGAAGGCGAATTTAGAAGCAATTTGCACAAAGGAGGGTCTGCCTCTACGGTTAAATTGAGCAGAAAAGAAAGTGCCATGGCCATTCGTGCAGCCCAATCTCTTAACCTAAAAATTGCAGGAGTAGATATGTTGCGAAGTGCCAGAGGACCCTTGGTAATTGAGGTAAACTCATCTCCGGGACTTGAAGGCATTGAAAAAGCAACAGGAATTGATATTGCCGGAGAAATCATTAAATACATTGAACAAAGTATCTCACTTTCCAAACGAAAGAAAAAAGACTCGATTGGCGTTTGA
- a CDS encoding aminotransferase class V-fold PLP-dependent enzyme, whose protein sequence is MVTLDKKIKETSLESYFKPFRENIVGINHFFDSPDGRKKILYTDWTASGRLYKPIEEKILNDLGPFVANTHTETSVTGSLMTKAYHKAHSIIKNHVGANKNDVLICEGSGMTGAINKLQRILGFRIHEKWKPAIKIKEQSRPVVFVTHMEHHSNHTSWLETIADVEIINATEDGGIDLNHLQDLCYTYNYRKVKIASVTACSNVTGIETPYHQIAKIMHENNGLCFVDFACSGPYVDINMHPKNTLEHLDAIFLSPHKFLGGPGTTGIVVFGDHLYGNQVPDNPGGGTVVFTSPFGKHYYTSNIEEREDGGTPAFLQTIKAAMAIKLKEEMGVENISNRKHEIMHVLWDRLINIDNLHILQENRPDRHGVISFFVDGLHYNLGVKLLNDKYGIQVRGGCSCAGTYGHYLLNIDQEKSSDLKRQLFAGENFEKPGWIRLSIHPTMTDDEVQYVANAIEELCQNFREWSLDYEYLPKSNDFKHKIFSQNLDLTVDKWL, encoded by the coding sequence ATGGTAACGCTTGATAAAAAAATAAAAGAAACCTCGCTCGAATCATACTTCAAACCGTTTCGAGAAAATATCGTAGGAATCAATCATTTTTTTGATTCACCCGATGGCAGAAAAAAAATTTTGTACACCGACTGGACGGCCAGCGGCAGGTTATATAAACCCATTGAAGAAAAGATACTCAATGACTTAGGGCCGTTTGTGGCTAACACGCATACGGAAACTTCCGTAACAGGTTCTCTTATGACCAAGGCATACCACAAAGCACACAGCATTATCAAAAACCATGTGGGTGCCAACAAAAATGACGTGCTAATATGCGAAGGTTCGGGCATGACCGGAGCCATAAACAAATTGCAGCGTATTCTGGGATTTCGCATTCACGAAAAATGGAAACCAGCCATAAAAATAAAAGAACAAAGCCGTCCGGTGGTATTTGTAACTCACATGGAGCATCATTCCAATCATACCTCGTGGCTCGAAACTATAGCAGATGTAGAGATAATAAATGCCACCGAAGATGGAGGAATAGACCTTAATCATTTGCAGGATCTATGTTACACCTACAACTATCGGAAAGTTAAAATTGCTTCGGTTACTGCTTGTTCCAACGTTACAGGAATAGAAACACCCTACCACCAAATAGCTAAAATAATGCATGAAAATAATGGTCTTTGCTTTGTTGATTTTGCCTGCTCCGGACCGTATGTTGATATAAACATGCACCCCAAAAATACATTGGAACATTTAGATGCAATTTTTCTATCACCTCACAAATTTTTGGGTGGCCCCGGCACCACTGGTATCGTAGTTTTTGGCGATCATTTGTATGGCAATCAAGTGCCGGACAATCCTGGCGGCGGTACTGTTGTATTTACAAGTCCGTTTGGCAAACATTACTATACTTCAAACATTGAAGAAAGGGAAGATGGTGGAACACCTGCCTTTTTGCAAACTATAAAAGCCGCTATGGCCATAAAACTGAAAGAGGAGATGGGTGTAGAAAACATTTCAAACCGAAAACACGAAATAATGCATGTATTATGGGATAGACTCATAAATATTGACAATCTACATATTTTGCAAGAAAATAGGCCTGATAGACATGGTGTAATCTCATTTTTTGTGGATGGGTTGCACTATAATCTTGGAGTTAAGTTGCTCAACGATAAGTATGGTATCCAGGTTAGGGGAGGCTGCTCTTGTGCTGGCACGTATGGGCATTATCTGTTAAACATTGACCAAGAAAAATCAAGTGATTTAAAAAGACAACTATTTGCAGGAGAAAACTTTGAGAAACCCGGTTGGATACGATTGTCTATACACCCAACAATGACAGATGACGAGGTGCAATATGTTGCAAATGCCATCGAAGAGTTGTGTCAGAACTTTAGAGAGTGGTCGTTGGATTATGAGTATCTGCCTAAATCAAATGATTTTAAACATAAAATATTTAGCCAAAACCTTGATTTGACTGTTGACAAATGGCTTTGA
- the era gene encoding GTPase Era — protein MIDVKKAGYVSIIGKPNAGKSTLLNAILKQKLVITNPKAQTTRHRIIGIHHHKDCQMVFSDTPGIINPAYKLQEQMMAAVNQSLEDADVLVILIDLTSPKLHESVLEKLNAQNCPKILVFNKMDESKQDEIAKMVADFKESIQHNESIIISALHKFNIDVLLDTIYDYCPEHPAYYPEDQLTDKNERFFVSEIIREKLLKHYQQEIPYSSEVVIESFEEKPNITRISAIIYCERPSQKTIIIGKNGLGLKRVGTEARREIEKLIEQKVFLQLFVKVKEKWRNDQNILKSFGYDHE, from the coding sequence ATGATAGATGTTAAAAAGGCAGGATATGTTAGCATAATTGGTAAACCCAATGCCGGAAAATCAACGTTGCTCAATGCTATCCTAAAACAAAAATTGGTTATAACCAACCCCAAAGCACAAACCACTCGGCATAGAATTATTGGCATCCACCATCATAAAGATTGCCAAATGGTTTTTTCAGATACACCCGGCATCATAAATCCTGCCTACAAATTGCAAGAGCAAATGATGGCCGCGGTAAACCAAAGTTTGGAAGATGCCGACGTTTTGGTTATTCTTATTGACTTAACTAGCCCTAAACTGCATGAAAGTGTTCTTGAAAAATTAAATGCCCAGAACTGCCCCAAAATACTGGTCTTTAATAAAATGGACGAATCAAAACAGGACGAAATTGCTAAAATGGTTGCCGACTTTAAAGAAAGCATTCAACACAATGAATCCATCATCATTTCGGCATTGCACAAGTTTAATATCGATGTTTTATTAGATACTATTTACGATTACTGTCCGGAGCATCCGGCATACTATCCAGAGGATCAATTGACAGATAAAAATGAGCGGTTTTTTGTTTCGGAGATAATTAGGGAAAAACTTTTGAAGCACTACCAACAAGAAATTCCATATAGTTCGGAGGTGGTTATTGAATCCTTCGAGGAAAAGCCAAATATTACTCGTATCTCGGCCATTATTTATTGTGAGCGGCCTTCGCAAAAAACAATAATCATTGGCAAAAATGGTTTGGGGCTTAAACGTGTGGGTACCGAAGCAAGAAGGGAAATAGAAAAGTTAATCGAGCAAAAGGTTTTTCTTCAGTTGTTTGTAAAGGTAAAAGAAAAGTGGCGAAATGACCAAAACATCTTAAAATCGTTTGGCTACGACCATGAATAA
- a CDS encoding nucleoside deaminase encodes MDLGHDYFMKQALKQAIMAAEEDEVPIGAVVVVNNQIIGKGYNQTQRLNDTTAHAEMLAITAAFNHFNGTFLTECSLYVTVEPCAMCAGAIKWARLGSLVYGASEPKSGFSMYQPSILHPKTTVVSGILEDECKMIMQHFFEKKRT; translated from the coding sequence ATGGATTTAGGCCACGATTATTTTATGAAACAAGCCCTAAAGCAGGCAATTATGGCCGCAGAAGAAGATGAAGTTCCCATTGGTGCTGTAGTGGTGGTAAACAATCAAATAATTGGCAAAGGATACAACCAAACTCAACGGCTAAATGACACCACAGCTCACGCCGAAATGTTGGCCATTACAGCGGCCTTCAATCACTTTAACGGCACATTTTTAACAGAATGTTCTCTTTATGTTACCGTTGAGCCATGTGCCATGTGTGCAGGAGCCATAAAATGGGCACGATTGGGTAGTTTGGTTTATGGTGCTTCTGAGCCTAAAAGTGGCTTTTCTATGTATCAACCTTCCATTTTACACCCCAAAACAACAGTCGTTTCAGGTATTTTGGAAGATGAATGTAAAATGATTATGCAACATTTCTTTGAAAAAAAACGAACCTAA
- a CDS encoding YbaB/EbfC family nucleoid-associated protein, protein MFGLDKLKDFKKNAEEAKARLDSITVDGVAGSNLVTVTCTASKKVVNIDISETVLRTATKQDAEKLILEAINNAMLQADRVAESEMRSILPNIPGL, encoded by the coding sequence ATGTTCGGACTCGATAAGTTAAAGGATTTTAAGAAAAACGCGGAAGAAGCAAAGGCTCGATTAGACAGCATTACCGTAGATGGTGTGGCCGGAAGTAATTTGGTAACTGTTACGTGTACTGCATCAAAAAAAGTGGTAAACATAGATATAAGCGAAACCGTGCTTCGCACCGCAACAAAACAGGATGCGGAAAAATTAATTTTAGAAGCCATAAACAACGCTATGCTGCAAGCCGACCGAGTGGCTGAGAGCGAAATGCGAAGTATTTTGCCAAATATTCCCGGACTGTAG
- a CDS encoding sigma-70 family RNA polymerase sigma factor has product MKNENEIVQSIRNGQSAGMKFLYKNHFGMILHLVTNNSGTEQDAEDVFQEAMVVLHRNFLRKDFHLSVKIKTYLYSVCRNIWYNELKKRKNNDFDFDDFENYIFVPDAERYSFKEEIIGKMEAAMKTLGDKCQQILTLFYYKKQSMADIAASLEYTNADNVKNQKYKCLQQLKSKLKS; this is encoded by the coding sequence TTGAAAAACGAAAATGAAATAGTGCAATCCATTCGCAACGGCCAGAGTGCCGGGATGAAATTCTTGTACAAAAATCATTTTGGAATGATACTGCATTTGGTAACAAACAATTCTGGAACGGAGCAAGATGCCGAAGATGTTTTTCAAGAAGCGATGGTTGTTTTGCATCGAAATTTTTTAAGAAAAGATTTTCATCTTTCCGTTAAAATCAAAACCTATTTGTATTCGGTGTGCCGAAATATTTGGTATAACGAATTAAAAAAGCGAAAAAACAACGATTTTGATTTTGATGATTTTGAAAACTACATTTTTGTGCCGGATGCGGAAAGATACAGTTTTAAAGAAGAAATAATTGGCAAAATGGAAGCAGCCATGAAAACGCTCGGCGATAAATGCCAACAAATTTTGACACTATTTTACTACAAGAAACAAAGCATGGCCGACATAGCAGCGAGTCTCGAATATACCAACGCCGACAATGTGAAAAATCAGAAATATAAATGTTTGCAACAACTAAAATCAAAACTTAAAAGTTGA
- a CDS encoding ketoacyl-ACP synthase III, producing the protein MQNSRIAGMGFYVPENVVTNNELSKLMDTNHEWIVERTGIEERRWVVPGEDTTSGMGVKAAKMAIANAGLQPNDIDFIVFATLSPDYYFPGPGVQVQEALGIGTVGALDVRNQCSGFVYGLSVADQFIKTGMYKNVLVVGSELHSGGLDKTTRGRGVSVIFGDGAGAAVLTACDNSRGILSTHLHSQGEHAKELALIGPATNRWVNQIIADNDADDTSYFPYMNGNFVFKHAVTRFPEVIMEALNKNGYQPSDIDLLVPHQANLRISQFIQKSMKLADNQVYSNIQKYGNTTAASIPIALCEAINEGKVKEGDLVCLAAFGSGFTWASALIRW; encoded by the coding sequence ATGCAAAATTCGAGAATTGCCGGAATGGGATTTTATGTTCCAGAAAATGTTGTTACCAACAATGAATTGTCAAAACTAATGGATACCAACCACGAGTGGATTGTGGAACGCACGGGAATTGAAGAACGCCGATGGGTGGTTCCGGGTGAGGACACCACCTCAGGTATGGGTGTTAAAGCTGCAAAAATGGCCATTGCCAATGCGGGTTTGCAACCAAATGATATTGATTTTATCGTATTCGCCACACTAAGTCCAGATTATTACTTTCCCGGGCCTGGTGTGCAGGTGCAAGAGGCTTTGGGCATCGGAACGGTTGGTGCGTTGGATGTTCGAAACCAATGCAGTGGCTTTGTTTATGGACTTAGCGTGGCCGACCAATTTATAAAAACCGGAATGTATAAAAACGTGCTGGTTGTTGGCAGCGAGCTGCATAGTGGGGGTTTAGATAAAACCACACGTGGCCGTGGTGTTTCGGTTATTTTTGGTGATGGTGCAGGGGCAGCCGTTTTAACGGCTTGCGATAATTCGCGGGGAATTTTAAGCACTCATTTGCATAGCCAGGGTGAGCATGCAAAAGAGCTTGCTTTGATAGGGCCAGCTACCAACCGATGGGTAAATCAAATTATTGCCGATAATGACGCAGATGACACCTCCTATTTTCCATACATGAACGGCAATTTCGTCTTTAAACATGCCGTTACTCGTTTTCCGGAAGTAATTATGGAAGCCTTAAACAAAAATGGCTATCAGCCTTCTGATATTGATTTGCTCGTACCTCATCAAGCCAATTTGCGGATTTCACAGTTCATTCAAAAAAGCATGAAATTGGCGGATAATCAGGTTTATAGCAATATTCAGAAATATGGAAATACTACTGCTGCCAGCATCCCCATTGCTCTGTGCGAAGCCATTAACGAAGGAAAAGTAAAAGAAGGAGATTTAGTATGTCTGGCGGCTTTTGGAAGTGGTTTTACATGGGCTAGTGCTTTAATTCGTTGGTAG
- a CDS encoding ATP-dependent zinc protease, whose translation MPEANLVALPCKIDTGADTSAIHCDRIRIKEINGKDYLVFKLLDRQHPLYTGKDITTSKYVERKVKSSFGDYEYRYQVILTIVLFGHEYPVPFNLSNRKNMKYPVLLGRKFLKNRFVVDVSKRDLSFKEK comes from the coding sequence TTGCCTGAGGCCAATCTTGTGGCATTGCCTTGCAAAATTGATACCGGTGCTGATACCTCAGCCATACACTGCGACCGCATTCGTATTAAAGAAATTAATGGCAAAGATTATTTGGTTTTTAAACTTTTAGACAGGCAGCATCCGCTTTATACAGGAAAAGATATTACTACTTCTAAGTATGTAGAGCGAAAAGTTAAAAGTTCATTTGGTGATTACGAATACCGATATCAAGTAATTTTGACAATAGTACTTTTTGGACATGAGTATCCTGTTCCATTCAATTTATCAAACCGCAAAAACATGAAATATCCAGTTTTATTAGGACGTAAGTTTCTAAAAAATCGATTTGTAGTTGACGTTTCAAAACGTGATTTATCCTTTAAAGAAAAGTAA
- a CDS encoding toxin-antitoxin system YwqK family antitoxin, whose product MSKKLTFHFELWINVVYFGALMNGLRDYPQKMSGSIVTENSNNQLLEVLMVDQLPYEGVLTESYDNGQAKSSGNYINGKLHGIYKTWHKNGKIAVACLFKYGVQHGEFKSWWENGQPKKSCSYHEGKLNGIYETWHNCGAKSCWKQYIMGKEWGRQMHWNESGVQIENYCVSNSH is encoded by the coding sequence ATGTCTAAAAAATTGACATTTCATTTTGAATTGTGGATAAATGTCGTTTACTTTGGTGCGTTAATGAATGGTTTAAGAGATTATCCACAAAAAATGTCAGGTTCAATTGTTACGGAAAATTCAAACAATCAATTATTGGAAGTGTTGATGGTTGATCAATTGCCTTATGAAGGTGTATTGACCGAAAGCTATGACAACGGACAAGCGAAAAGCTCTGGGAACTACATTAACGGAAAATTGCATGGAATTTATAAAACATGGCATAAAAACGGCAAAATAGCTGTAGCCTGCCTGTTCAAGTACGGTGTTCAACATGGCGAGTTTAAGTCATGGTGGGAAAATGGTCAACCAAAAAAAAGCTGCTCTTATCATGAAGGGAAACTGAACGGAATTTATGAAACCTGGCACAATTGCGGGGCCAAAAGTTGTTGGAAACAATACATTATGGGTAAAGAGTGGGGCAGGCAAATGCATTGGAACGAGTCAGGTGTTCAAATAGAAAATTACTGCGTTAGCAACTCCCACTAA
- a CDS encoding SIMPL domain-containing protein, which produces MKKYFVLVIIICWFSNIFGQINIDNYRAIELRNWNGNASLNSMQINQLKAEWNSGSTINLDFDLLMNVEATDYVAIFNLRQVSTNAVEVNTLINERISTFKTALEKMKIKGKDVVVEFISQVPIYGLRTDKKLFSKGQLEVPIGFELHKNVSVIFSNYDLLNEIMTEAAKAEIYDLIKIDYIARSPHLYYDTMRQILGSYIDKIEKRYKDYGVEIDSFEVRLNEKTSVVYPLTRYTTYNGLTRLSYDHLLKKNDELSTVTTTAAPSMYYDHLPYNDFDIILHPEVVKPSIQYTLNLKLVYTPKPKQATQIVTKTETEKQFYILTPDGQVRLLDTKK; this is translated from the coding sequence ATGAAAAAGTATTTTGTGTTGGTAATAATCATTTGTTGGTTTTCAAACATTTTTGGGCAAATAAACATTGACAATTATAGAGCCATAGAATTACGCAACTGGAATGGAAATGCCTCTTTAAATAGTATGCAAATAAATCAGTTGAAAGCCGAGTGGAATAGTGGTAGCACAATCAATCTTGATTTTGACTTGCTTATGAATGTGGAGGCCACCGATTATGTTGCCATTTTCAATCTTCGGCAAGTATCTACCAATGCGGTGGAAGTGAACACATTGATAAATGAGCGAATTTCTACGTTTAAAACCGCTCTCGAAAAAATGAAAATTAAGGGAAAGGACGTGGTAGTTGAATTCATTTCTCAGGTACCCATTTATGGCCTAAGAACCGATAAAAAATTGTTTAGTAAAGGTCAGTTGGAGGTACCCATTGGCTTTGAACTGCACAAAAACGTTTCTGTTATTTTTTCAAATTATGATTTGTTAAACGAAATTATGACAGAGGCTGCAAAGGCAGAAATTTATGACCTAATTAAAATTGATTACATTGCTCGCTCACCGCACTTATATTACGACACTATGCGGCAAATTTTGGGGTCTTATATTGATAAAATTGAGAAAAGGTACAAAGATTATGGGGTTGAAATTGATTCGTTTGAGGTAAGACTAAATGAAAAAACATCTGTGGTTTACCCTCTAACTCGATATACTACCTATAACGGACTTACCCGTTTATCGTATGACCATTTGCTGAAAAAAAATGATGAACTCAGCACCGTAACAACAACCGCTGCCCCGAGTATGTATTACGACCATTTGCCGTATAACGATTTTGACATTATCCTACATCCGGAAGTGGTTAAACCGTCAATTCAATATACCTTAAACCTCAAACTTGTGTACACCCCAAAACCAAAGCAAGCTACTCAAATTGTCACAAAAACAGAGACCGAAAAACAATTTTATATCCTCACTCCTGACGGACAGGTGCGATTGCTGGATACCAAAAAATAG
- the der gene encoding ribosome biogenesis GTPase Der: MSGIVAIVGRPNVGKSTLFNRLHGERKAIVDDQSGVTRDRHYGKSEWLGREFTIIDTGGYVVNSDDVFEKSIRQQVEIAINEADVLLFMVDVTTEITDLDESFTRFLRKTDKPVIVVVNKVDNNERLIMSSLFYSLGFEYVMPVSSMSGSGTGELLDKLVEMLPPDTSEEENELPRISLIGRPNVGKSSLCNVLLGEERNIVTEIAGTTRDTIDTKYNAFGHEFILVDTAGVRKKGKTMDNVEFYSVMRSIKAIESSDVVLLVLDATQGMEAQDVNLFSLAAKNGKGIVILVNKWDLVEKDHKTTKYYSETIHEKIAPFVDVPILFISALTKQRVFKAVETAIQVYENSKKKISTAKLNDYLLEVIQETPPPSKKGKYVKIKYITQLKTKKISFAFFCNLPQYVGESYKRFLENKIRKEYDFTGVPMQIFFRKK, from the coding sequence ATGTCAGGAATTGTAGCCATAGTTGGAAGGCCAAACGTTGGAAAATCGACCTTGTTTAATAGGCTTCACGGTGAGCGAAAAGCGATTGTTGACGACCAATCGGGTGTAACACGTGATAGACATTACGGCAAATCGGAGTGGTTGGGGCGTGAGTTTACCATCATTGATACAGGAGGCTACGTCGTAAATTCGGATGATGTTTTTGAAAAATCCATCAGGCAGCAAGTGGAAATTGCCATTAATGAAGCCGATGTTTTGCTTTTTATGGTGGATGTGACTACTGAAATTACCGATTTGGATGAGAGTTTTACCCGCTTTTTGCGAAAAACAGATAAACCTGTGATTGTGGTAGTAAACAAAGTGGACAACAATGAACGATTGATTATGTCCAGCTTATTTTACTCGTTGGGTTTTGAATACGTAATGCCAGTTTCTTCCATGTCGGGTAGTGGCACTGGCGAATTGCTTGACAAACTTGTTGAAATGTTGCCCCCAGATACTTCCGAGGAGGAAAATGAATTGCCAAGAATTTCGCTTATCGGGAGACCAAATGTTGGCAAAAGCTCCTTATGCAATGTATTGTTGGGTGAGGAAAGAAACATTGTTACAGAAATAGCCGGAACAACGCGAGATACCATTGATACAAAATACAATGCCTTTGGACATGAGTTTATATTGGTGGATACTGCCGGCGTGCGGAAAAAGGGAAAAACAATGGACAATGTGGAGTTTTATAGCGTTATGCGAAGCATTAAGGCTATTGAAAGCAGCGATGTGGTATTGTTGGTTTTAGATGCTACTCAGGGCATGGAGGCTCAGGATGTAAATCTATTTAGCCTTGCCGCCAAAAACGGAAAAGGCATTGTAATATTGGTAAACAAATGGGATTTGGTGGAAAAAGACCATAAAACCACCAAATATTATTCAGAGACTATTCACGAAAAAATTGCCCCATTTGTGGATGTTCCCATACTATTTATTTCTGCCTTAACAAAACAACGGGTATTTAAAGCTGTTGAAACAGCTATTCAGGTATATGAGAATTCCAAAAAGAAAATATCTACCGCAAAATTGAATGATTACTTGTTGGAAGTTATTCAAGAAACTCCGCCACCTTCTAAAAAGGGCAAGTATGTCAAGATAAAATATATTACGCAATTGAAGACAAAAAAGATAAGTTTTGCCTTTTTCTGCAACCTTCCACAATACGTTGGGGAATCGTATAAACGATTTTTGGAGAACAAAATTCGAAAAGAGTACGATTTTACTGGGGTTCCGATGCAAATCTTTTTTAGAAAAAAATAA